From a region of the Sporosarcina ureilytica genome:
- a CDS encoding choline/ethanolamine kinase family protein has protein sequence MRVEKLTGMVREALQLPNATVKNLGRVGGMTNLNYLVEIDSEPYIVRIPGHGTKSLINRVEEEQNLKLGSDLGINPELVYFNARTGLKITRKIENAQTLTRDTAKDEGMIVKAAEIFKKLHHSTKKMGNQFKLFEMMAHYESLALNADGDFYSGFEKVKAQIKELQYKFNAFSIIQTPCHIDPACSNFILDDEGKMYLIDWEYGGMFDPMWDVAAFALESGLSKSEEAKFHSYYFNREVTAEEQERILLHKIFQDYLWSLWTVFKEEKGDDFGLYGYRRFERAKTNIKLYHQFYEVKYNVQ, from the coding sequence GTGAGAGTAGAAAAATTAACCGGTATGGTAAGGGAAGCTTTACAATTACCAAATGCAACTGTAAAAAATTTAGGGAGAGTCGGAGGAATGACGAATTTAAATTATTTGGTTGAAATTGATTCGGAGCCATATATCGTCAGGATTCCAGGACATGGAACAAAATCGTTGATTAATCGAGTTGAAGAAGAGCAAAACTTAAAGTTAGGATCCGACTTAGGGATAAATCCGGAACTTGTTTATTTTAATGCGCGTACTGGCTTGAAAATTACGAGGAAAATTGAAAATGCACAGACTTTAACGCGGGATACTGCAAAAGATGAAGGAATGATTGTGAAAGCGGCAGAAATATTCAAGAAGCTTCATCACTCAACTAAAAAGATGGGCAATCAGTTTAAATTATTTGAGATGATGGCACATTATGAATCGCTTGCTTTAAATGCGGATGGAGATTTTTATAGTGGATTTGAAAAAGTGAAAGCGCAAATAAAGGAATTACAATATAAATTTAATGCATTTTCAATTATACAGACGCCATGTCATATCGATCCCGCGTGTTCGAATTTTATACTCGATGATGAAGGAAAGATGTACTTAATCGATTGGGAATATGGCGGCATGTTCGATCCGATGTGGGACGTGGCAGCGTTTGCTTTGGAATCAGGGCTTTCAAAGAGTGAGGAAGCAAAATTTCACAGTTACTATTTTAATAGAGAAGTAACGGCAGAAGAGCAAGAGAGAATATTGCTCCACAAAATATTCCAAGATTATTTATGGAGTTTATGGACGGTCTTTAAGGAAGAAAAAGGCGATGATTTTGGATTGTACGGCTATCGCCGATTCGAACGTGCAAAGACCAATATTAAATTATATCATCAATTTTATGAAGTGAAATATAATGTGCAATGA
- a CDS encoding sodium/glutamate symporter — protein sequence MDFSPWVLFTDIGLISLLLLLGTIIRAKVKFVQKMFLPASIIAGILALTFGPNGFGLLPFSDQMKTYPGILIAVIFGTLPLLSPRIDWKAIKTRVGSMWSYSQLAMVLMWGGGLLFAMLFLNPFWDGLHDGFGLLLAAGFVGGHGTAAAIGATFAQNGWEEATSLAMTSATVGIISAILIGILFIKRGSAKGDTSFLASFSDLPNELRTGLIPPGSRVKSETDTVSSISIDPYVFHLAIVTIIAMGGYYLSQLGALLLPSVVIPAFSLAFLVGLLVKKILNSTNTEKYVSTAVIDRISGSATDILVAFGIGSISISVVLDYAVPLLLLFVFGLLYAYLFFAVLSKRFFEHYWFEKGIFTWGWTTGTVAMGMALLRIVDPDSESKTLDDYGLAYIPIAPVEILLVTFAPLFVLNSQSWIFITLVFIFSLLIYGMAIKYKWLNRTSATK from the coding sequence ATGGATTTTTCACCTTGGGTATTATTTACGGATATCGGATTGATATCATTACTTTTGCTTTTAGGCACAATTATTCGAGCGAAAGTTAAATTTGTACAAAAAATGTTCTTACCAGCGAGTATTATTGCTGGAATTTTGGCATTAACGTTTGGTCCAAATGGCTTTGGACTCCTACCATTTTCCGACCAAATGAAGACGTATCCTGGAATATTAATCGCAGTCATTTTCGGGACGCTTCCTTTATTGTCGCCAAGAATTGATTGGAAGGCGATTAAAACGAGAGTTGGGAGTATGTGGTCCTATTCGCAACTTGCAATGGTCCTTATGTGGGGCGGCGGTTTATTATTTGCAATGTTATTTTTAAATCCATTTTGGGACGGGTTACATGATGGATTTGGCTTATTGCTTGCTGCTGGTTTTGTAGGGGGACACGGGACTGCCGCAGCAATTGGTGCAACATTCGCACAGAACGGTTGGGAAGAAGCGACGTCTTTGGCGATGACTTCAGCAACTGTTGGAATTATTAGTGCCATTTTGATTGGAATTTTATTTATTAAACGGGGTTCTGCAAAGGGAGATACATCTTTTCTGGCTTCCTTTTCCGACTTGCCGAATGAACTAAGAACTGGGTTAATTCCGCCAGGGTCACGGGTTAAGTCAGAAACAGATACTGTTTCCTCTATTTCTATTGATCCGTATGTATTTCATCTGGCGATTGTTACGATTATTGCGATGGGTGGATATTACTTAAGCCAACTGGGTGCGTTGTTATTACCGAGTGTGGTTATTCCAGCATTCTCACTAGCCTTCCTTGTAGGACTTCTCGTGAAGAAGATCTTAAATTCCACCAATACCGAAAAATATGTAAGTACGGCTGTTATCGACCGCATTAGTGGAAGTGCTACAGACATACTTGTGGCATTTGGAATCGGCTCCATTAGTATTTCGGTCGTCCTTGATTACGCTGTTCCACTACTTCTCTTGTTTGTATTCGGTTTACTCTATGCTTATCTGTTCTTTGCAGTCCTATCAAAAAGGTTTTTTGAACATTATTGGTTTGAAAAAGGAATTTTTACTTGGGGATGGACAACTGGTACTGTTGCAATGGGCATGGCTCTATTAAGAATTGTAGATCCTGATTCTGAGAGTAAAACACTTGACGATTATGGATTGGCTTATATTCCAATTGCGCCGGTTGAAATTTTATTAGTTACGTTTGCACCTTTGTTTGTGTTGAATTCACAAAGTTGGATTTTCATTACACTTGTGTTTATCTTCTCGCTGCTTATTTATGGTATGGCGATTAAATATAAATGGCTTAATCGGACAAGTGCAACAAAGTAA
- the leuD gene encoding 3-isopropylmalate dehydratase small subunit: MEPINKVKSVIAPLNRTNVDTDQIISKEFLKRIERTGFGRFLFYHWRHDAEGNENKDFVLNDERFKDANILVAHENFGCGSSREHAPWSILDYGFKVVIAPSFADIFYSNCMKNGLLPIRLAVSEVEQLLEKGQGAAYSVEVNLEEQTVTTEDGDTYEFSIDPYYKKMLLNGWDEIELTFQYEDKIRAYEEKLARTV, translated from the coding sequence TTGGAACCAATTAATAAAGTGAAAAGTGTTATTGCACCGTTAAACAGAACGAATGTCGATACAGACCAAATTATTTCTAAAGAATTTTTAAAGCGAATTGAAAGAACTGGATTCGGGCGGTTTTTATTTTACCATTGGCGGCACGACGCGGAAGGAAATGAAAACAAAGATTTTGTATTAAATGATGAACGCTTTAAAGACGCTAATATTTTAGTTGCGCACGAAAACTTTGGTTGCGGTTCATCAAGAGAACATGCACCTTGGTCCATCTTAGATTATGGATTTAAAGTAGTCATTGCGCCAAGTTTTGCAGATATTTTTTATAGTAACTGTATGAAAAATGGCCTCCTTCCAATTCGCTTAGCTGTTTCAGAAGTTGAACAATTGTTGGAAAAAGGCCAGGGAGCAGCATATTCTGTTGAGGTTAATTTAGAAGAACAAACGGTAACAACCGAAGATGGCGATACGTATGAGTTTTCGATTGATCCGTATTATAAAAAAATGCTATTAAATGGTTGGGACGAAATTGAACTGACATTCCAGTATGAAGATAAAATTCGTGCGTATGAGGAAAAGTTAGCACGTACCGTTTGA
- the nadX gene encoding aspartate dehydrogenase: MKIGLIGCGSIGQFLLEKINKDKLFPHYKVSAVFDAREKSVAKLKELSEQYQFESFQDLDAFLDSDIDVVVECANIQFVNDYATKIVERSDLLLISIGALANTYLYDEITSIAKTNGNKVYLPAGAIGGLDIVKAANVMGGLHTVKLVSRKPSKALSGELIANETILFEGTAREAIEKFPKNANVAIALSLAGIGIEKTAVIIIADPNVDKNIHTIQVNGEFGQTEITISNNPSPTNPKTSYLTSLSILSALQSLKQQISIG; this comes from the coding sequence TTGAAGATTGGTTTAATTGGTTGTGGTTCAATTGGTCAATTTTTATTAGAGAAGATTAATAAAGATAAATTATTTCCTCATTATAAAGTTAGCGCTGTTTTCGATGCACGCGAGAAATCAGTAGCAAAATTAAAGGAACTTTCCGAGCAGTATCAGTTTGAAAGCTTTCAGGACTTAGATGCATTTTTGGATTCAGATATAGATGTTGTTGTTGAATGTGCGAACATTCAATTTGTAAATGACTACGCAACGAAGATTGTTGAGCGAAGTGATTTACTGCTCATTAGTATCGGGGCGTTAGCGAATACATATTTATACGATGAAATAACGTCTATTGCCAAGACAAATGGAAACAAAGTTTATTTGCCAGCGGGTGCTATTGGTGGATTAGATATTGTGAAAGCAGCGAATGTTATGGGGGGGCTGCACACTGTAAAGCTTGTTTCACGTAAACCTTCAAAAGCTTTATCAGGTGAATTAATTGCAAACGAAACGATTTTATTTGAAGGTACGGCGAGAGAAGCGATTGAAAAGTTCCCTAAAAATGCCAATGTAGCCATCGCATTGTCGCTAGCCGGAATTGGAATTGAAAAGACGGCCGTTATAATCATAGCCGATCCAAATGTGGATAAAAATATTCATACAATCCAGGTGAATGGTGAATTTGGACAAACGGAAATCACAATTTCAAACAACCCATCGCCGACTAATCCAAAAACGAGTTACTTAACATCTTTGAGTATATTATCTGCGTTACAATCCTTGAAACAACAAATTTCAATCGGTTAA
- a CDS encoding TetR/AcrR family transcriptional regulator — translation MNIRKRQVLEHAQQLFVEKGVMATSVQDILTKSQISKGTFYNYFPSKNDCLKAILELGYEETKIRRQELLIGQDRADKTILTKQIAIRLQVNVDHNLLPIIEAIFHSGDAELSAFAKKHHIAEVQWLSSRLVDVYGKDTLPYAADCAILLSGMLQHMFHFITASSYGNIDPTKLIQFIMRRVDEIMPSMIRSNDVLLGEELFHFISVNHEKGHQTKHQLLDDMATFREQLNHEEQASSKEYIEFLIDELNKEIPRTHLLETIIRSFRESFIDTAHEHAARKLASEIWIYVESCR, via the coding sequence TTGAATATCCGAAAAAGACAAGTACTCGAACATGCACAACAACTATTCGTTGAAAAAGGAGTCATGGCCACCTCTGTTCAAGATATTTTAACAAAATCCCAAATTTCAAAAGGAACATTTTATAATTATTTCCCTTCGAAAAATGATTGTCTGAAAGCAATTTTAGAGTTAGGATATGAAGAAACGAAAATCAGGCGACAAGAACTACTAATTGGACAAGACCGTGCGGACAAAACCATTCTCACGAAGCAAATCGCCATCCGCCTTCAAGTAAACGTTGATCATAATTTGTTACCAATCATTGAAGCCATTTTCCATTCAGGGGATGCAGAATTAAGTGCATTCGCAAAAAAACATCATATCGCTGAAGTGCAATGGCTTTCTAGCAGATTAGTCGATGTTTATGGGAAAGATACCCTCCCCTATGCTGCTGACTGCGCAATTTTACTTTCAGGCATGTTACAACATATGTTTCATTTCATTACAGCAAGTTCGTACGGCAATATAGATCCGACAAAACTGATTCAATTCATCATGAGAAGAGTGGATGAGATTATGCCCTCTATGATTAGGTCAAATGATGTCTTATTAGGGGAAGAACTATTTCACTTTATCTCCGTGAATCATGAGAAAGGACATCAAACGAAACATCAGTTATTAGATGACATGGCGACATTTAGAGAACAACTGAATCATGAAGAACAGGCTTCAAGTAAGGAATATATAGAATTTCTGATTGATGAATTAAATAAAGAAATTCCTCGAACCCATTTACTTGAAACAATTATACGTTCATTTAGGGAATCATTTATTGACACGGCACATGAACATGCTGCCCGTAAATTGGCTTCAGAAATTTGGATTTACGTCGAATCTTGTCGATAA
- a CDS encoding YecA family protein: MIGRNDPCLCGSGKKYKRCCLGKNEANVDTLIDEELERVLSGVYEQSRERFDITMFERYRKRWLDTLGDHWNEKSIEVAATEYFLYVARQDLWKEYLHDVLSGSLRDTVRSIVEKWQDPVPLFGKVIDVQDGLIQVKEILGDETFYLKAEQDLESEKGLIIFGVGLRNHRNHPNGLDAITSFMFVQDVNQSFENEVVQLAKTSKLDTTVEFYKEHMLDIYELMLNREETSIDDLISTKLTEDQQEALDMVQEVLEEVDAVPEAKELLQNISITYFLKEQPRFRKPNVIAAAVFNVALDLKILGELTMTNSEVAKRFDVSTSSIKTHAERIHTFVVEMLDKMKEN; encoded by the coding sequence ATGATAGGAAGAAACGACCCGTGCTTATGTGGTAGTGGGAAAAAATATAAAAGATGTTGTTTAGGTAAAAATGAAGCAAACGTTGATACGTTAATTGACGAAGAGTTAGAGCGTGTACTAAGTGGCGTCTATGAGCAATCTAGAGAGCGTTTTGATATCACTATGTTTGAAAGATACCGAAAACGTTGGTTAGATACGCTAGGGGATCACTGGAATGAAAAAAGTATTGAGGTGGCAGCCACTGAATACTTTTTATATGTTGCGCGACAAGATTTATGGAAAGAATACTTGCATGACGTATTAAGTGGTTCCTTGAGAGATACGGTCCGTTCGATTGTGGAGAAGTGGCAAGACCCTGTGCCGTTATTTGGTAAAGTCATTGATGTACAAGACGGTTTAATTCAAGTGAAAGAAATCCTTGGCGATGAAACGTTTTATTTGAAAGCGGAACAAGATTTGGAGAGCGAGAAAGGGCTCATTATCTTTGGTGTTGGCCTTCGAAATCATCGTAATCATCCAAATGGTCTTGATGCAATCACTTCCTTTATGTTCGTACAAGATGTCAATCAATCATTTGAAAATGAAGTTGTTCAATTGGCAAAAACAAGTAAACTAGATACAACCGTTGAGTTTTATAAAGAACATATGCTAGATATTTACGAATTAATGTTAAATCGCGAGGAAACATCCATCGATGATTTAATTAGTACAAAGCTAACGGAAGACCAACAAGAAGCGCTTGATATGGTTCAAGAAGTGTTAGAAGAGGTCGATGCGGTTCCAGAGGCAAAAGAGCTATTACAAAATATTAGCATTACGTACTTTTTAAAAGAACAGCCTAGATTTAGAAAACCGAATGTCATCGCGGCGGCTGTGTTTAATGTCGCACTCGACTTGAAAATTTTAGGTGAATTAACAATGACCAACAGTGAAGTGGCAAAACGATTTGATGTTTCTACTTCATCGATTAAGACACATGCAGAACGAATTCACACATTTGTCGTAGAAATGCTAGACAAGATGAAAGAAAACTAA
- the leuC gene encoding 3-isopropylmalate dehydratase large subunit — protein sequence MPKTIIEKIWNKHIVHEEQGKPDLLYIDLHLLHEVTSPQAFEGLRLANRKVRRPDLCFATMDHNVPTRNLPVISDPIAKKQVTTLQKNCDEFGVPLANMDHPDQGIVHIIGPELGLTQPGKTIVCGDSHTSTHGAFGAIAFGIGTSEVEHVLSTQTLWQARPKTMEVRINGELGFGVTAKDIILAIIAKFGIDMGTGHIIEYTGEAIRNLSMEERMTVCNMSIEAGAKAGLISPDETTISYLKGRRHVPTGEAFEKAAAEWLALATDEGATYDTVVEIDANEIEPFVTWGTNPSMGSGISNRVPSVDDYTTASDKEALTKALDYMGLEQGMPLTSIDIQHVFIGSCTNARLSDLRAAAKVVEGKKVHDSVTAIVVPGSRTVKKQAEEEGLDKVFLDAGFEWRESGCSMCLAMNDDVVPAGERCASTSNRNFEGRQGAGSRTHLMSPAMAAAAAIAGRFVDVRELNVAHA from the coding sequence ATGCCGAAAACAATTATTGAAAAAATCTGGAATAAACATATTGTACACGAAGAACAGGGAAAGCCTGATTTACTCTATATCGACCTTCACCTTTTGCATGAAGTAACGTCGCCACAAGCATTTGAAGGATTACGACTGGCTAACCGTAAAGTACGTCGCCCAGATTTATGTTTTGCAACGATGGATCATAATGTTCCGACACGAAACTTACCGGTCATATCAGATCCAATTGCGAAGAAGCAAGTGACGACTTTGCAAAAGAACTGTGATGAGTTTGGTGTTCCGCTAGCGAATATGGACCATCCAGACCAAGGAATTGTTCATATTATCGGACCGGAACTTGGGCTTACGCAACCGGGGAAAACGATTGTCTGTGGGGATAGTCATACTTCAACGCACGGTGCATTTGGTGCGATTGCATTCGGAATTGGTACGAGTGAAGTGGAGCATGTGCTTTCTACCCAAACCTTATGGCAAGCTCGTCCTAAAACAATGGAAGTTCGCATTAATGGGGAACTCGGTTTCGGCGTAACTGCAAAAGATATCATTTTAGCGATTATTGCCAAGTTTGGTATCGATATGGGGACCGGTCATATTATCGAATATACGGGTGAAGCGATTCGTAATTTATCAATGGAAGAAAGAATGACTGTTTGTAATATGTCGATTGAAGCGGGTGCAAAAGCAGGATTAATTAGCCCGGATGAAACGACAATTTCTTATTTGAAGGGTCGTAGGCATGTACCGACTGGGGAAGCATTTGAAAAAGCGGCGGCGGAGTGGCTTGCTTTGGCAACGGACGAAGGGGCCACGTACGACACAGTTGTGGAAATTGATGCGAATGAAATTGAACCATTTGTTACATGGGGAACGAATCCATCCATGGGATCTGGTATTTCAAATCGCGTTCCATCAGTAGATGATTATACAACAGCATCAGATAAAGAAGCTTTAACGAAAGCGCTCGACTATATGGGCTTAGAACAAGGTATGCCGCTTACGTCGATTGACATTCAACACGTATTTATCGGCTCATGTACAAATGCACGACTAAGTGATTTACGTGCAGCTGCTAAAGTAGTTGAAGGTAAAAAAGTCCATGATTCAGTGACAGCGATTGTCGTGCCGGGTTCACGTACTGTGAAAAAACAGGCTGAAGAGGAAGGGCTTGATAAAGTATTCCTTGATGCCGGATTTGAATGGCGTGAATCAGGTTGCAGTATGTGTTTAGCAATGAACGATGACGTTGTTCCAGCTGGCGAAAGATGTGCCTCAACGTCAAACCGAAACTTCGAAGGTCGACAAGGAGCGGGATCTAGAACGCATCTCATGAGCCCAGCAATGGCGGCAGCAGCAGCGATCGCAGGACGCTTTGTTGATGTCAGAGAACTAAACGTGGCACACGCTTAA
- a CDS encoding DHA2 family efflux MFS transporter permease subunit, whose amino-acid sequence MDIKQMHEKPPYGMIAILFIGAFIAFLNNTLLNIALPTIMDEFAVKPSEVQWLTTGYMLVNGILIPASAFFVTKFTNRRLFIAAMTLFSLGTLLAVVTPNFTLLIVARMIQASGSAMMMPLLMNIMLVAFPVERRGSAMGIFGLVMFTAPAIGPTLSGWIIEHYSWRTLFGLVLPFAVFTLIYAIFKLRNITPNREVSLDLFSLVLSSIGFGGLLYGFSTAGDKGWSSPFVYGTIVVGALALLLFIVRQLKMDDPMLDFRIYKHPMFALSSAISIVLSIAMFSAMILTPLYVQSVRGISPFDAGILMLPGAIVMGLMSPITGKLFDKYGARAMAIIGLSITVITTYYLSKLGMDSGYYYIMMLYTVRMFGISMVMMPVMTNGLNQLPMVSNPHGTAMNNTLQQVSGAIGSAVLLTVMTNRMESTGKDLFVKAQANGAIPTSVEKMAVFEQQIGTQAMLEGINYAFLISTIVAVLALILTFFIKRVEPPKSDVGVDKVKTN is encoded by the coding sequence ATGGATATTAAACAAATGCATGAAAAGCCGCCATATGGAATGATTGCGATTTTATTTATTGGTGCTTTCATAGCTTTCTTAAATAATACATTACTAAATATTGCATTGCCGACCATTATGGATGAATTTGCTGTTAAGCCTTCTGAAGTACAATGGTTGACAACAGGATATATGCTTGTGAATGGTATTTTAATTCCAGCAAGTGCATTTTTCGTTACAAAATTTACGAACAGACGCCTATTTATTGCGGCGATGACTTTATTTTCACTAGGTACATTATTGGCGGTTGTCACGCCGAATTTTACATTATTAATCGTTGCGAGAATGATTCAGGCTTCCGGTTCCGCGATGATGATGCCTCTTTTAATGAACATTATGTTAGTAGCTTTTCCAGTTGAACGAAGAGGATCTGCAATGGGTATTTTCGGGCTTGTCATGTTTACGGCACCGGCAATTGGACCAACTTTATCAGGTTGGATAATTGAACATTATTCGTGGCGGACATTATTTGGGCTTGTATTGCCATTTGCGGTTTTCACATTAATTTATGCGATTTTCAAACTTCGCAATATCACGCCAAATCGAGAAGTATCGCTTGATCTATTTTCACTAGTTTTATCGTCTATCGGTTTCGGAGGGCTCCTTTACGGATTTAGTACAGCAGGCGATAAAGGGTGGTCATCACCATTCGTCTACGGTACAATTGTAGTAGGTGCTTTGGCGTTACTATTATTTATCGTTCGCCAATTAAAAATGGACGATCCGATGTTGGATTTTAGAATTTATAAACATCCAATGTTTGCATTATCGTCTGCCATCTCAATTGTTTTATCAATTGCGATGTTCTCTGCGATGATTTTAACGCCTTTGTACGTTCAAAGTGTACGTGGGATTTCACCATTTGATGCGGGAATATTAATGCTGCCAGGTGCAATCGTCATGGGATTGATGTCCCCGATTACAGGTAAATTATTCGATAAATATGGTGCTCGAGCGATGGCGATCATTGGATTATCCATCACGGTTATTACAACTTATTACTTGAGCAAGTTAGGCATGGATTCAGGTTACTACTATATTATGATGTTATACACAGTTCGGATGTTTGGGATTTCCATGGTGATGATGCCTGTTATGACAAATGGATTAAACCAATTGCCAATGGTTTCAAATCCACACGGAACGGCAATGAACAACACACTACAACAAGTGTCAGGAGCAATTGGTTCCGCGGTTCTCTTAACAGTTATGACAAATCGAATGGAGTCGACAGGTAAAGATTTATTTGTGAAAGCACAAGCGAATGGAGCGATTCCTACAAGTGTTGAGAAAATGGCAGTGTTTGAGCAACAAATTGGTACACAAGCAATGTTAGAAGGCATTAACTATGCGTTTCTTATCTCGACAATTGTTGCGGTACTTGCTTTAATTTTAACGTTCTTTATAAAACGAGTAGAACCGCCCAAGAGTGACGTAGGTGTGGATAAGGTTAAAACCAATTAG